Sequence from the Negativicutes bacterium genome:
TTAATAACATTAACTCTAGCAATTTGTCCTTCTTTCATCTTTGGCGTTCTCATACTAGCAGTTAAACGACCTTTCGGATCAAGATATAAGAAAACGGAAACTTCTTCACCAATTGCTACCGGTTTAGTTTGTTGCGTTTTATGCAATAAAATATCATCTGAGGTATTACCTGTTATCGCATCAAGAAAAACGCCCATTTCATTTTCGCGAACGGCTTTTAAGGTTGCCACACTACTGGGTTTTAGCTTAATTATATTATTCATATTTAATTTGCGGAGCTTCACTCCATAATCTTTCTAAATTATAAAATTCTCTATCTTCATCCAAGAAAATATGAACTACGCAATCACAATAATCTAATAAAACCCATCTGCCTTCGCGGTAACCTTCTTTACTTTTAAAATTCAAGTTTTGTTTAGCTAATTCATCTTCGATATTATCAGCAATTGCTTTTACTTGAGTTGTTGAGTTTGCACTACAAACTATAAAATAATCGGTTATGATTGAAATATTACGCATATCCAGCATAACGATATCACGGGCCTTCTTGTCACTAGCAGCTTTTGCTATAAAATTACTCATTTCTGTTGTATTCATAAGTTCCTCCAAAATTATTCTATATTTTTATTAATAAACATTTTTTCCATTTGTCCATTAACTTTTTCTTTGTCTACCGCCCAGATTTCTTTGTTTTGAGCAACGATATTATTGCCCCCCAGCATTTCCATATTTAAATTCTCTGGGCTACTACTATTTATATATTTTGCCAATGTTGCTACATCATACATTGATAAGCTGGTTGTAATATGTTGATTAATCAGCTCTATTACTTTGGGTAGTTTAACAATAGTATCAATCTTAATAAATTCATCCAACATCACTTTAATAAGTTTTTGCTGTCGTTTGACCCTGCCAACTTCACCAAGTTCATCTTTACAAAACATTGCATAGTGTGCTGTTTCCAGACCATTTAAATGTTGATATCCTTGTTTAAGATTTATTGAAAGATTAACAGTAGGATCAATATATTGCATATCTTTTTCAACATATAAATTTATTCCACCCATTTCATTTACTAACTTTTCAAAAGAGTTCCAATCTAACGCAATATAATGGTGTATGGGAACTTCTAAGAAGTTTTCAATGCTACGCACTGCCAGTTGTGCTCCACCGTAATAATAGGCTTTACTAATATCAGTTTGATCTTTTTTACCGATAATGTTGATTTGCGCAGTCGCTGGTATTGATAAAATATTAATCTGTCCAGTTTGCTTGTTAATGCTAATTAGAAAAACCGCATCAGCTCTTTTCCCGGAGTTAGTTTGATCTAAATCACCATCATCCAGACCAAAAAATAAGATGTTAGCATACTGTTTAAATTTTTCATCTTGAAACTTACTGTGCAATTTTTGTTCTGCAACTAATTCACTGTATTTGAGCTGAATTCCTTGAACTATTACTGCAATATTTTTCCCTAGCCAAACAACACCTATTAATAAAGCAATTAAAAAAACAATCAATAAAAGAACTCTACTCCAACGAATTTTTCGTCGTTTTTTCAACCTTATTACCTCTTTCGTCTAATCACTAAGTTTTAAAATCAATTCATTTCTTGCCATAATTGTATCTGGATGCACAATATTTTTTCTCTTAATAAGATATTGAATCGATTTGTCAATTGTTAATAATAGCGCTTCATCTAAATCAACCATCGCAACAGCTCTAAGTTCTAAAACGCCAGCATAACTTCGGCCATCTTCAATCGCATCGGCTAAATAAA
This genomic interval carries:
- the rsfS gene encoding ribosome silencing factor; this translates as MNTTEMSNFIAKAASDKKARDIVMLDMRNISIITDYFIVCSANSTTQVKAIADNIEDELAKQNLNFKSKEGYREGRWVLLDYCDCVVHIFLDEDREFYNLERLWSEAPQIKYE
- a CDS encoding LCP family protein translates to MKKRRKIRWSRVLLLIVFLIALLIGVVWLGKNIAVIVQGIQLKYSELVAEQKLHSKFQDEKFKQYANILFFGLDDGDLDQTNSGKRADAVFLISINKQTGQINILSIPATAQINIIGKKDQTDISKAYYYGGAQLAVRSIENFLEVPIHHYIALDWNSFEKLVNEMGGINLYVEKDMQYIDPTVNLSINLKQGYQHLNGLETAHYAMFCKDELGEVGRVKRQQKLIKVMLDEFIKIDTIVKLPKVIELINQHITTSLSMYDVATLAKYINSSSPENLNMEMLGGNNIVAQNKEIWAVDKEKVNGQMEKMFINKNIE